The following proteins are co-located in the Chlamydiota bacterium genome:
- the hisD gene encoding histidinol dehydrogenase → MKRVSKNELKNLLRNTLSIEVEQSVSKILEGVRLRGDEALIDFERQFDHVELNAQEFKVSSKELIQAGTQVSKSVRSVLAVMIKNVRRYQKDLLYHDWIKSYSSGKAGGKIHLGSLVRPLDRVGVYIPGGTAPLISTVVMTVIPAKVAGVKEIIVTTPPNQSGKINPYILEACRLTGASHVYKLGGAQAIGALAFGTQTVPRVDKIVGPGNKYVASAKRQVYGLVGIDMVAGPSEVLILADDSANPKHVAADLLAQAEHDVMAKTFLVTPSMKLIEATEQEIHLQIQRLTRKETAEVSIRERGYAVKVKNLEEAVEVANKIAPEHLEILCRRPSSLIQKLRSAGAIFVGDSTPEPVGDYVAGPSHVLPTGGTARFFSPLSSRDFLKSMSYLKYDQKSLTKDLKVIQSIATLEGLDAHQKSAEVRFL, encoded by the coding sequence ATGAAGCGTGTTAGCAAAAATGAACTTAAGAATTTACTGAGGAACACGTTATCGATAGAAGTCGAACAGAGTGTTTCCAAGATTCTTGAGGGAGTTAGATTAAGAGGGGACGAGGCTCTGATAGATTTTGAGCGACAGTTTGATCATGTGGAGTTAAACGCTCAAGAGTTTAAGGTTTCATCAAAAGAACTCATTCAAGCGGGTACTCAGGTCTCAAAGTCTGTGAGAAGTGTTTTAGCTGTGATGATTAAAAATGTGAGAAGGTACCAGAAAGATCTTCTCTATCACGATTGGATTAAATCTTACTCATCGGGTAAAGCAGGTGGAAAAATTCACTTGGGTTCTTTGGTAAGACCTTTGGATCGGGTCGGAGTCTATATCCCAGGCGGAACGGCTCCTCTTATTTCTACAGTGGTGATGACGGTGATTCCGGCCAAGGTCGCGGGAGTAAAAGAGATCATTGTGACGACACCGCCTAATCAGAGTGGAAAAATTAATCCCTATATTTTAGAGGCTTGCCGATTGACGGGGGCGAGTCATGTCTATAAATTAGGGGGAGCTCAGGCGATTGGGGCGCTTGCGTTTGGAACGCAAACAGTGCCTCGTGTCGATAAAATTGTGGGTCCTGGAAATAAGTATGTCGCAAGTGCCAAACGTCAAGTTTATGGTTTAGTCGGAATTGACATGGTTGCGGGGCCCAGTGAGGTTTTGATTCTTGCGGATGATTCGGCCAATCCAAAACATGTTGCTGCTGATTTATTGGCTCAGGCAGAGCATGATGTGATGGCCAAAACTTTTTTGGTGACTCCATCCATGAAATTGATTGAGGCGACTGAGCAAGAAATTCATTTACAAATTCAAAGGCTTACAAGAAAAGAAACGGCTGAAGTTTCAATTCGCGAGCGGGGGTATGCAGTGAAGGTTAAAAATCTTGAGGAAGCAGTTGAAGTGGCCAATAAAATTGCACCTGAACATTTAGAAATTTTGTGTCGGAGGCCCTCATCGCTCATCCAGAAGCTGCGAAGCGCAGGGGCTATTTTTGTAGGGGATTCGACGCCTGAACCGGTTGGGGATTATGTTGCGGGCCCGAGTCATGTGCTTCCCACAGGGGGAACAGCAAGATTCTTTTCTCCTCTTTCTTCAAGGGATTTTTTGAAATCGATGAGCTATTTAAAGTACGATCAGAAGAGTTTAACGAAGGACCTCAAGGTCATTCAATCCATTGCGACCCTTGAGGGACTTGATGCCCATCAAAAATCGGCAGAGGTAAGATTTTTATGA
- a CDS encoding histidinol-phosphate transaminase gives MKLIRSAIEKMEAYVPGFQPKEGEKFIKLNTNENPYPPSPRVLEAIRRGIGASLRLYPNPLADSLRDKIASLFKVPREWVIAGNGADEILNMAVRVTVGKNDKMLVTDPTYILYEVLANFQEAKVIKCPLNQNFDLPNQFPVEGAKMILMTNPNSPTGCPFDKKKLEAICRKAKGMVLIDEAYADFADENCMDFVKKFKNVIITRTLSKSFSLCGLRIGFAISNPEIIEAMMKVKDSYNMNRLSQLAGVAALQDLDWMRQGVRRIKRDREFLTQKLIKLEFKVLPSQANFIFVRHSQISALEIYKCLYEKRILVRHFNRPRLREYLRISIGVHQEMVKLVKVLEGILKGRDEK, from the coding sequence ATGAAATTGATACGTTCTGCGATTGAAAAGATGGAAGCCTATGTTCCTGGGTTTCAGCCCAAAGAAGGGGAGAAATTTATTAAGTTAAACACCAATGAGAATCCTTATCCTCCTTCGCCTCGTGTGTTAGAGGCCATTAGAAGGGGAATAGGAGCTAGCTTAAGACTTTATCCTAATCCTTTGGCGGATTCTTTGCGGGATAAGATTGCTTCTCTTTTTAAGGTGCCTCGCGAATGGGTGATTGCTGGAAATGGAGCCGATGAAATTCTGAATATGGCTGTTCGGGTGACTGTGGGGAAAAACGATAAGATGCTCGTTACAGATCCAACTTATATTCTCTATGAAGTGTTGGCAAATTTTCAAGAAGCAAAAGTGATTAAATGCCCTCTGAATCAGAATTTTGATTTGCCAAATCAATTTCCAGTAGAAGGCGCAAAAATGATTTTGATGACCAATCCAAATTCACCTACAGGATGTCCTTTTGACAAGAAAAAATTGGAAGCCATTTGCAGAAAGGCAAAGGGTATGGTTCTGATTGATGAGGCCTATGCTGATTTTGCTGATGAAAACTGCATGGATTTTGTGAAAAAATTCAAGAATGTGATTATCACACGTACCCTTTCAAAATCTTTTTCTTTATGTGGACTACGGATTGGATTTGCAATTTCAAACCCTGAGATCATTGAAGCGATGATGAAGGTCAAGGATTCTTATAATATGAATCGATTGAGCCAATTAGCGGGTGTTGCAGCTCTTCAGGATTTGGATTGGATGAGACAAGGGGTTCGACGTATTAAAAGGGATAGGGAATTTCTGACACAGAAATTGATTAAGTTAGAATTTAAAGTGCTGCCCTCTCAGGCCAATTTTATTTTTGTTCGACATTCTCAAATTTCGGCTCTGGAAATTTATAAATGTCTTTATGAAAAGAGGATTTTGGTGCGGCATTTTAACCGTCCGCGATTAAGAGAATATTTAAGAATCAGCATTGGAGTCCATCAGGAGATGGTAAAACTGGTCAAGGTTCTGGAAGGCATTTTGAAGGGAAGGGATGAAAAATGA